The Aequorivita sublithincola DSM 14238 genome window below encodes:
- a CDS encoding fasciclin domain-containing protein, translated as MKNLFKIALITFVTFGIISCSNDDDNDSIPQTNSIADFVAANKDYTSLKAALDKAGLTATLAGQGDFTVFAPNNDAFAAFLTANGFASLDDVPTGLLTNVLLNHVISGKVVSGNLATGYVNTLAVEVSSGANLSMYVNTSSGVKLNGMSNVTTADIMADNGVIHAVDTVIALPTVVTFATADPTFATLVAALTRPDQPDFVGVLSTPGGTSPAPFTVFAPTNDAFGALLVELGAGDLNDIDGPTLTAALNTHVIAGANVRAENLMDGVVGTLGADLIVDATNATLTDPNERVSKIIVVNVQASNGVVHAIDKVLLPQL; from the coding sequence ATGAAAAATTTATTTAAGATTGCCTTAATTACGTTTGTTACTTTTGGGATTATTTCCTGTAGTAATGACGACGATAATGATTCAATTCCACAAACAAATTCTATTGCTGATTTTGTAGCCGCAAACAAAGATTACACTTCTTTAAAAGCAGCTTTAGATAAAGCTGGATTAACCGCAACCCTTGCTGGACAAGGAGACTTTACAGTTTTTGCTCCTAACAACGATGCCTTTGCAGCATTTTTAACTGCAAACGGTTTTGCTAGTTTGGATGATGTTCCTACAGGATTGCTTACCAATGTACTTTTAAATCATGTTATAAGCGGAAAGGTTGTGTCTGGGAATTTGGCCACAGGTTATGTAAATACTTTGGCTGTTGAAGTTTCTTCAGGCGCTAATTTAAGCATGTATGTAAATACCTCTTCCGGTGTAAAATTAAATGGAATGTCCAATGTTACTACTGCTGATATTATGGCAGATAATGGAGTTATTCATGCTGTGGATACTGTTATAGCTTTACCTACAGTTGTTACGTTTGCAACTGCTGATCCAACTTTTGCTACTTTAGTGGCAGCATTAACGCGTCCTGATCAGCCAGATTTCGTTGGCGTACTTTCAACTCCTGGAGGAACTTCGCCAGCACCTTTCACCGTTTTTGCTCCAACCAACGATGCTTTTGGAGCCTTATTAGTTGAACTTGGTGCAGGTGATTTAAATGATATTGATGGGCCAACTTTAACAGCAGCTCTAAATACTCATGTAATTGCTGGTGCAAATGTTCGCGCAGAAAATTTGATGGATGGTGTTGTTGGTACTTTAGGTGCAGATTTAATTGTAGATGCTACTAATGCAACGCTTACAGACCCGAACGAAAGAGTTAGCAAAATTATAGTGGTAAATGTTCAAGCCTCGAACGGAGTTGTTCACGCTATAGATAAAGTACTTCTTCCCCAATTATAA
- a CDS encoding M28 family peptidase translates to MKYFILFFSLFLSSQITFSQTEKEKVSATISKNKIEGHIYFLADDLLKGRQIASPENKIAASYLANTLRGYGVQPVKENNEDKSSTENYYQEVKLNKVSPPSDLALEIDGKKQMNSVVLKPNKIDFTGDAIYLGYGLKEDYIGNDVSGKTIIIKSGGPNVTDTRAAFGMTEQKEELAEEHGAIAIIELLDTNDRIWGFIEHQSNGERIEIADENEAPKNITYLWIMDENNLYAKALESKKNHTVKLKMEGEVKTPILSHNVIGMVEGTDPKLKNEFIIYSAHYDHVGIGAADATGDTIYNGARDNAVGTTTVLSIAENIAKYPTKRSALFILFTGEEKGLLGSKYYVENPVLPLNKMVYCFNSDNAGYNDTSVITVIGLSRTTAAQHIKDAATAFGLTAIDDPAPEQNLFDRSDNVMFAQKGIPAPTFSLGFKSFDGDVTKYYHQAGDEANTLDYDYLVKFFESYVLAGRLIANDPKTPVWISDDKYAPAGKSLYKN, encoded by the coding sequence ATGAAATACTTTATCCTATTCTTTTCGCTGTTTTTAAGTTCACAAATAACATTTTCACAAACCGAAAAAGAAAAAGTTTCGGCAACGATTTCCAAAAATAAAATTGAAGGACACATCTATTTTCTTGCAGATGATTTACTAAAAGGTAGGCAAATTGCCTCTCCAGAAAATAAAATTGCAGCTTCCTATCTTGCTAATACACTTAGAGGATACGGTGTGCAACCCGTAAAAGAAAATAATGAAGACAAATCAAGTACCGAAAACTACTACCAAGAAGTGAAGTTGAATAAAGTGAGTCCTCCATCCGACTTAGCTTTGGAAATAGATGGAAAAAAACAAATGAATTCTGTGGTGTTAAAACCTAATAAAATAGACTTTACAGGAGATGCAATTTATCTGGGTTATGGTCTTAAAGAAGATTATATAGGAAACGATGTGTCTGGAAAAACTATAATTATAAAATCTGGCGGACCAAATGTTACGGATACTCGCGCTGCCTTCGGAATGACGGAACAAAAAGAAGAACTCGCCGAAGAACACGGAGCTATTGCAATTATAGAACTACTCGACACCAACGATAGAATTTGGGGGTTTATAGAACATCAATCAAATGGCGAACGAATAGAGATTGCAGATGAAAACGAAGCTCCAAAAAATATTACCTATTTATGGATTATGGATGAAAATAACCTTTACGCGAAAGCATTGGAATCCAAAAAAAATCACACAGTGAAATTGAAGATGGAAGGAGAGGTAAAAACTCCAATTCTCTCCCATAATGTAATTGGAATGGTTGAAGGAACGGACCCAAAGTTAAAAAACGAATTTATTATCTATTCCGCACATTACGATCACGTAGGCATTGGCGCAGCTGATGCAACTGGCGACACTATTTACAACGGCGCTAGAGATAATGCTGTGGGAACAACTACCGTTTTAAGCATAGCTGAAAACATTGCAAAGTATCCAACCAAACGCTCTGCATTATTTATTCTCTTTACAGGTGAAGAAAAAGGATTATTGGGAAGTAAATACTACGTTGAAAATCCAGTATTACCATTAAACAAAATGGTTTACTGTTTCAATAGCGATAATGCTGGTTATAATGACACTTCCGTAATAACTGTTATTGGCTTATCTAGAACTACCGCTGCTCAACATATTAAAGATGCCGCAACCGCCTTTGGCCTAACCGCCATTGATGATCCTGCGCCTGAGCAAAATCTATTTGATAGAAGTGACAATGTAATGTTCGCCCAAAAGGGAATCCCCGCGCCTACTTTTTCATTAGGGTTTAAATCTTTTGATGGCGATGTTACAAAATATTACCATCAAGCGGGTGATGAGGCAAACACCCTAGATTATGATTATCTAGTGAAGTTTTTTGAAAGCTATGTTCTGGCAGGTAGGCTAATTGCCAACGATCCGAAAACACCAGTTTGGATAAGCGATGATAAATATGCTCCTGCTGGAAAATCACTTTATAAAAATTAA
- the argS gene encoding arginine--tRNA ligase — protein sequence MNFQQKIESEIKKAVSTIYNATLETVELQPTRKDFEGDITAVVFPMLRVVKGNPVQIGDAIGNYLVENVSEIEKFNVVQGFLNIVLSDAYYLNFFNSVADFSSFGKVPQGNEAMMVEYSSPNTNKPLHLGHVRNVLLGYSVAEIEKTAGKKVYKTQIINDRGIHICKSMLAWDRFGNGETPDSTDLKGDKLVGNYYVKFDQEYKKQIEVLKSEGKTEEEAKAQAPLILEAQEMLRKWEAGDEEIVSLWKKMNGWVYKGFEETYKSIGVDFDFYYYESDTYLLGKDIIEEGIKNNVFIQKPDGSVWCDLTEDGLDEKLVLRSDGTAVYMTQDLGTAVQRVKDHPDVGGMIYTVGNEQDYHFKVLFLILKKLGYSWAKNLFHLSYGMVDLPSGKMKSREGTVVDADDLISQMTETARTISEELGKIDDFSKEEKEELYKMIGLGALKYYILKVDPKKRILFNPEESVDFQGNTGPFIQYTYARIQSILRKAGAVSNAFDLKSVEMHPKEKELIKIIQQYPEAIQLAAENLSPALIANYTYDLVKEFNSFYQNVPILATDNETEKAFRVKLSGAVAEVIKNAFSLLGIQVPERM from the coding sequence ATGAATTTTCAACAAAAAATAGAATCCGAAATTAAGAAGGCAGTTTCAACAATTTACAATGCTACTTTGGAAACAGTAGAATTACAGCCTACTCGTAAAGATTTTGAGGGTGATATAACTGCTGTTGTTTTTCCTATGCTTCGCGTTGTGAAAGGAAATCCGGTGCAGATTGGTGACGCGATTGGAAATTATTTGGTCGAAAATGTTTCGGAGATTGAAAAATTTAATGTGGTTCAGGGTTTTTTGAATATTGTTTTGAGTGATGCCTATTATTTGAATTTCTTTAATTCAGTGGCCGATTTTTCTTCCTTCGGAAAAGTTCCGCAGGGAAATGAAGCTATGATGGTTGAATATTCTTCGCCAAACACAAACAAGCCATTGCATTTAGGTCACGTTCGGAATGTTTTGCTGGGCTATTCAGTTGCTGAAATCGAAAAGACAGCTGGAAAAAAAGTGTATAAAACCCAAATTATCAACGACCGCGGAATTCATATTTGTAAAAGTATGCTTGCGTGGGATAGATTTGGAAATGGTGAAACACCCGATTCTACTGATTTAAAAGGTGATAAGCTTGTTGGGAATTACTACGTAAAATTTGACCAAGAATACAAAAAGCAGATCGAAGTTTTAAAGTCTGAAGGAAAGACCGAAGAAGAAGCAAAAGCACAGGCGCCGCTTATTCTTGAGGCTCAAGAAATGCTACGAAAATGGGAGGCTGGCGATGAAGAAATTGTTTCACTTTGGAAAAAAATGAACGGCTGGGTTTATAAAGGTTTTGAGGAAACTTATAAATCCATTGGTGTAGATTTCGACTTTTATTATTACGAAAGTGATACCTATTTATTAGGAAAGGATATTATTGAAGAGGGTATTAAGAATAATGTGTTCATCCAAAAACCGGACGGCTCCGTTTGGTGTGATCTTACTGAAGATGGCCTAGACGAAAAACTCGTTTTGCGAAGTGATGGAACCGCAGTTTATATGACCCAGGATTTGGGTACAGCCGTACAACGTGTAAAGGACCACCCGGATGTTGGTGGAATGATTTACACCGTTGGAAATGAGCAAGATTACCATTTTAAAGTACTCTTTTTAATTCTGAAAAAATTGGGTTATAGTTGGGCTAAAAATCTATTTCATTTAAGTTATGGAATGGTAGATCTTCCTTCAGGGAAAATGAAAAGCCGTGAAGGAACGGTTGTCGATGCCGATGATTTAATCTCCCAAATGACTGAAACTGCACGAACAATTTCCGAAGAACTTGGTAAAATAGACGATTTTTCGAAAGAAGAAAAAGAGGAATTATACAAAATGATTGGTTTGGGCGCTCTTAAATATTATATATTGAAAGTAGATCCTAAAAAACGAATTCTTTTCAATCCTGAAGAAAGTGTGGATTTTCAAGGAAATACTGGGCCGTTTATTCAATATACGTATGCTCGTATTCAGTCTATTTTGAGAAAAGCTGGGGCGGTTTCTAATGCTTTCGATCTGAAATCTGTGGAGATGCACCCAAAAGAAAAAGAACTTATAAAAATAATTCAGCAATATCCAGAAGCAATTCAGTTGGCGGCGGAGAATTTAAGTCCTGCCTTGATTGCAAATTATACTTACGATTTGGTGAAGGAATTCAACAGCTTTTACCAAAACGTGCCAATTCTTGCTACAGATAATGAAACCGAAAAAGCCTTCCGCGTAAAACTTTCTGGGGCAGTTGCTGAGGTTATAAAAAATGCCTTTTCGCTCTTAGGAATTCAAGTTCCAGAACGGATGTAG
- a CDS encoding MarC family NAAT transporter yields MDIFLYVFAALFSVINPLGTVPVFVGLTSDESISERNKTSLLTTINVIVILIISFFAGTYLLKFFGISLNALRIAGGMIIVTSGFALLTGTFSKHKGMKNKRVQKDLDKREKFSLTPLAIPMLAGPGSISLLITFNQKYQTTTSIIYVILAVLAVGLATFLILRSSHYISKFLGASGINAISRIVGFIVISIGVEYISAAVISILKTINV; encoded by the coding sequence ATGGACATTTTTTTATATGTTTTTGCGGCACTTTTTTCGGTGATAAACCCTTTGGGAACTGTGCCTGTATTTGTAGGTTTAACAAGTGATGAAAGCATTTCTGAAAGAAACAAAACTTCACTTTTAACCACAATAAATGTGATTGTTATTTTGATTATTTCCTTCTTCGCAGGAACTTATTTATTAAAATTTTTCGGGATAAGTTTGAACGCTTTGCGCATTGCAGGCGGAATGATAATCGTTACCTCAGGTTTTGCACTTTTAACGGGAACTTTTTCGAAACACAAAGGAATGAAGAACAAACGTGTTCAAAAAGATTTGGACAAACGCGAAAAATTTTCACTTACGCCACTCGCCATTCCAATGCTGGCCGGGCCTGGATCTATTTCATTACTAATTACCTTCAATCAGAAATACCAAACCACTACCTCAATAATTTATGTAATACTTGCTGTTTTGGCGGTTGGGCTTGCAACGTTTCTAATTTTGAGAAGTTCGCATTACATCAGCAAATTTTTGGGTGCTTCTGGCATCAACGCTATTTCGCGAATTGTGGGCTTTATTGTCATTTCAATAGGCGTGGAATATATCAGCGCGGCCGTAATCTCTATTCTTAAAACAATAAATGTTTAA
- a CDS encoding SDR family oxidoreductase produces MKILLTGANGYIGMRLLPELLANGHDVICAVRDKNRLPLDPETTKNVTVVEVDFAEEVNLESFPKDIDAAYYLIHSMSSADKNFDEIEAKAAENFNKYMAATSVKQVIYLSGIVNEEQLSKHLASRKKVEDILFKGSYHLTALRAGIVVGSGSSSFEIIRDLCEKLPLMVAPKWLKTKIQPIAIRDVIAFLYGVLDNEKCFDQSFDIGGPDVLTYKEMLLKYSKIRGLKLLIISVPIMSPRLSSYWLYFVTSTSYKLAVNLVDSMKMEVVARDNKLQEILNIQPITYEEAIKKAFIKIEQNLVISSWKDSLVAGRISNLKEYIQVPKFGCLKDHKVLKVKDPEKALNNIWAIGGKRGWYYANSLWKIRGFMDKLFGGVGLRRGRTHPDQIYTGDALDFWRVLYADRESKRLLLFAEMKLPGEAWLEFCINDKNELIQTATFRPKGIWGRLYWYLMLPFHYFIFGGMIKNIAEGEYVSHPN; encoded by the coding sequence TTGAAAATATTACTCACAGGTGCCAATGGATATATAGGAATGCGGTTATTACCTGAACTACTTGCAAACGGCCACGATGTAATTTGTGCTGTGCGCGACAAAAACAGATTACCCTTAGATCCAGAAACTACAAAAAACGTAACTGTTGTGGAAGTGGATTTTGCTGAAGAAGTAAATCTCGAATCTTTCCCAAAAGACATCGACGCAGCTTACTACTTGATACACTCAATGAGTAGCGCGGATAAAAATTTTGATGAAATTGAGGCGAAGGCCGCTGAAAATTTCAATAAATATATGGCTGCGACTTCTGTAAAGCAGGTTATATATTTAAGCGGAATTGTAAATGAAGAACAGCTTTCAAAACATCTTGCTTCCAGAAAAAAAGTAGAAGATATTTTATTTAAAGGAAGCTATCATTTAACGGCTTTACGAGCCGGAATTGTTGTGGGTAGCGGAAGTTCTTCTTTTGAAATTATTAGAGATTTGTGTGAAAAGCTTCCTTTAATGGTTGCTCCAAAATGGTTGAAAACGAAAATCCAACCCATCGCCATTCGCGACGTGATCGCCTTTCTTTACGGTGTTTTGGACAATGAAAAATGTTTTGACCAATCTTTTGATATTGGTGGGCCCGATGTTTTGACTTACAAAGAAATGCTCTTGAAATATTCCAAAATACGTGGGCTTAAACTTTTGATAATTTCTGTGCCTATTATGTCTCCACGTTTGTCTTCTTATTGGCTTTATTTTGTTACCTCAACTTCCTATAAACTAGCAGTAAACCTCGTGGATAGTATGAAAATGGAAGTAGTTGCAAGGGATAATAAACTGCAAGAAATTTTAAATATTCAACCAATTACTTATGAAGAAGCCATTAAAAAAGCTTTTATTAAAATTGAACAAAACCTTGTAATTTCTAGTTGGAAAGATTCTCTTGTAGCTGGCAGAATTTCAAATTTGAAGGAATATATTCAAGTACCAAAGTTTGGTTGCTTAAAAGACCATAAGGTTTTGAAAGTGAAAGATCCCGAAAAAGCATTAAATAATATTTGGGCTATTGGCGGAAAACGAGGTTGGTATTATGCAAACTCGCTCTGGAAAATACGCGGATTTATGGATAAACTCTTTGGTGGCGTTGGGCTTCGTCGCGGACGAACACATCCCGATCAAATTTATACAGGCGATGCCTTGGATTTCTGGCGCGTACTTTATGCGGATAGAGAAAGCAAAAGATTACTGCTTTTTGCAGAAATGAAACTTCCTGGAGAAGCTTGGCTAGAATTCTGCATTAATGATAAAAATGAATTGATACAAACCGCCACTTTTCGTCCAAAAGGTATTTGGGGGAGATTATATTGGTACTTGATGCTTCCCTTCCATTATTTTATCTTTGGAGGAATGATCAAAAATATTGCTGAAGGAGAATACGTTTCCCACCCAAATTAG
- the ctlX gene encoding citrulline utilization hydrolase CtlX, with protein MIRPVAFRMNEQTAVNNFFQEDIALKNAEINTKAQAEFDAFVRKLRAVGVNVIVENDDLRTDTPDSIFPNNWISFHENGDIGLYPMFAENRRRERREEVLIRLESEGFLINNVYDYTEAEEEGIFLEGTGSLLLDRINHKAYCALSARADEELLIEFCEDFEYLPVIFTANQTVDGKRLPIYHTNVMMCLAEKFCVICLDTIDEPSEKKNIVQHLKKDGKEIIAITEAQMHSFAGNMLQLQGTEKKYLIMSAAAHDVLTKEQVASIEKHCEILSSDLTTIETCGGGSARCMMAEVFLPKA; from the coding sequence ATGATTCGTCCCGTTGCATTCCGTATGAACGAGCAAACGGCAGTAAACAATTTTTTTCAGGAAGACATTGCGCTTAAAAATGCTGAAATTAATACCAAAGCACAAGCAGAGTTTGATGCTTTTGTGCGAAAACTTCGCGCAGTTGGCGTAAATGTAATTGTAGAAAATGATGATTTGCGAACGGATACACCAGACTCGATTTTCCCCAACAATTGGATCAGTTTTCACGAAAATGGTGATATAGGTTTATATCCAATGTTTGCTGAAAACCGCCGTCGCGAAAGACGTGAGGAGGTTTTAATTCGTTTGGAAAGCGAAGGGTTTTTGATAAATAATGTTTATGATTATACCGAAGCCGAGGAAGAAGGAATATTTTTGGAAGGAACAGGTAGTCTTTTACTAGACCGTATAAATCACAAGGCGTATTGTGCTCTTTCAGCACGCGCAGATGAAGAATTGTTGATTGAATTTTGCGAAGATTTTGAATATCTCCCAGTAATTTTTACCGCCAATCAAACCGTGGACGGCAAACGTTTGCCAATATACCATACAAACGTAATGATGTGTCTTGCAGAAAAATTCTGTGTAATATGTTTAGATACGATTGATGAGCCTTCTGAAAAGAAAAATATTGTTCAGCATTTAAAAAAGGACGGAAAGGAAATTATTGCAATTACCGAAGCACAAATGCACAGTTTTGCAGGCAATATGCTTCAACTTCAGGGAACTGAAAAAAAATATTTAATAATGAGTGCCGCTGCTCATGATGTTTTAACAAAAGAACAAGTTGCTTCAATTGAGAAACATTGCGAAATTTTAAGTAGTGATCTTACCACAATAGAAACCTGTGGTGGTGGAAGCGCACGCTGTATGATGGCAGAGGTGTTTTTGCCTAAGGCCTAA
- a CDS encoding DinB family protein → MDTLKNFKDEFTEEYITTKKFLNNFPKDKNDYAPHEKSMKMMALTNHIIDIFGWPEIILNTDCLDLSAGYNPEKMNDKADLEAYIKKQYTAGINALEAAKEEDLKPNWSIQMNGQKIMEWSKYGAIRHGLNQITHHRAQLGVYYRLLDIEVPGSYGPSADAPNG, encoded by the coding sequence ATGGATACACTAAAAAACTTTAAAGACGAATTCACTGAAGAATATATCACCACTAAAAAATTTCTGAATAATTTTCCGAAGGATAAAAACGATTATGCTCCACACGAGAAGAGCATGAAAATGATGGCTTTAACCAACCATATCATAGACATTTTTGGTTGGCCAGAAATAATTTTAAATACAGATTGTTTAGACCTTTCCGCAGGTTATAATCCTGAAAAAATGAATGACAAAGCTGATTTAGAAGCCTATATTAAAAAACAATATACCGCAGGAATTAATGCTCTGGAAGCTGCAAAGGAAGAAGACTTAAAACCCAATTGGAGTATCCAGATGAATGGCCAAAAAATAATGGAATGGTCTAAATATGGCGCCATTCGCCATGGATTAAACCAAATTACACATCATCGCGCACAGTTGGGCGTTTACTATAGATTGCTGGATATTGAAGTTCCGGGAAGTTATGGCCCTTCAGCAGATGCCCCGAATGGGTAA
- a CDS encoding thioredoxin family protein: protein MKKIVLLFAAIVFSATLSAQEWQTDFETAKQISSEENHPIILVFQGSDWCAPCIKLDREIWNTDEFKNYSKDHFVMLQADFPRKKMNALPDEQQQKNNQLAEKYNKQGYFPFVVVLDKDGTVLGEAGYEKTSPKVYIDKLEAFLK from the coding sequence ATGAAAAAAATTGTTTTATTATTTGCTGCAATCGTATTTTCAGCAACACTCTCTGCCCAAGAATGGCAAACTGATTTTGAAACTGCAAAACAAATTTCTTCCGAAGAAAATCACCCAATAATATTGGTTTTTCAAGGAAGCGATTGGTGCGCACCGTGTATAAAACTTGATCGGGAAATATGGAACACAGACGAATTCAAAAATTATTCAAAAGATCATTTTGTGATGCTGCAGGCAGATTTTCCAAGGAAAAAGATGAATGCCCTACCAGACGAGCAACAACAAAAAAATAATCAACTTGCCGAAAAATATAATAAACAAGGGTATTTTCCTTTTGTAGTAGTTCTTGACAAAGACGGTACTGTTTTGGGTGAAGCTGGCTATGAAAAAACATCACCCAAAGTATATATCGACAAATTGGAGGCATTCCTAAAATAA
- a CDS encoding FAD:protein FMN transferase, translating into MKKSLPIFIALLCVNLTFSQNIFKRTLKLMGSRFEITVVANDSTEANNYIDLAVGEITRIEKLISSWDPASQTSEINRNAGIKPVKIDKELYNLIGRCFEISKLTDGAFDISFASMDKIWKFDGSMTEIPSEEATKQSVTKVGYQNTILDPENVTVFLKLEGMKIGFGGIGKGYAADKAKKLLMEKGVISGIINASGDMNTWGKQPNGEFWKVAITNPMDKNKAFALLPLKDNAVVTSGNYEKYVTFNDIRYTHIIDPRTGYPATGIISATVFPPKAEIADALATSIFVMGKDVGVDFINQLPKIECIVIDEKGEIFTSENIEIETLKK; encoded by the coding sequence TTGAAAAAATCACTCCCCATATTTATAGCACTTCTTTGTGTGAATTTGACGTTCTCACAAAATATTTTTAAACGGACACTCAAACTAATGGGCAGCCGGTTTGAAATAACAGTAGTGGCAAATGATTCCACCGAAGCAAACAATTATATAGATCTAGCAGTTGGAGAAATTACTAGAATCGAAAAACTAATTTCCTCTTGGGATCCTGCTTCCCAAACTTCAGAAATAAATAGAAATGCGGGTATAAAACCTGTGAAAATTGATAAAGAACTCTACAATCTGATTGGACGTTGCTTTGAAATTTCAAAATTGACAGATGGTGCTTTTGATATCAGTTTTGCTTCTATGGATAAAATCTGGAAGTTTGATGGTAGTATGACGGAGATACCTTCCGAAGAGGCTACAAAACAATCCGTTACAAAGGTTGGGTATCAAAATACAATCCTCGACCCTGAAAATGTTACTGTTTTTCTGAAATTGGAAGGAATGAAAATTGGCTTTGGAGGCATTGGCAAAGGATATGCTGCTGATAAAGCCAAAAAACTTTTGATGGAAAAAGGGGTTATTTCAGGAATAATAAATGCTTCTGGCGATATGAACACTTGGGGAAAACAACCCAACGGAGAATTTTGGAAAGTAGCCATCACCAACCCGATGGACAAAAACAAAGCTTTTGCACTACTTCCGCTAAAAGATAACGCCGTGGTTACCTCTGGTAATTACGAGAAATACGTTACTTTTAATGACATCCGTTATACGCATATTATTGACCCACGCACGGGTTATCCCGCAACAGGAATTATCAGCGCCACTGTTTTCCCTCCAAAGGCTGAAATTGCTGATGCTTTGGCAACTTCAATTTTTGTAATGGGAAAAGATGTTGGAGTTGATTTTATAAACCAATTACCAAAAATAGAATGTATCGTTATAGACGAAAAAGGTGAAATTTTTACTTCAGAAAACATAGAAATTGAAACTCTTAAAAAGTAA
- a CDS encoding DUF4266 domain-containing protein: protein MKNIIILFSIIILGSLSSCTVVKEYEKVKLNDPDMALSDKAVDRFEINAQAYREAASGANGGKTGGGCGCN from the coding sequence ATGAAAAACATAATAATTCTCTTCAGTATTATAATTCTGGGTTCGTTAAGTTCCTGCACAGTTGTAAAAGAATACGAAAAAGTAAAACTCAACGACCCCGATATGGCTTTGAGCGACAAAGCTGTTGATAGGTTTGAGATTAACGCACAGGCATATCGCGAAGCTGCTTCAGGTGCCAACGGAGGTAAAACTGGCGGCGGTTGCGGCTGTAATTAA
- a CDS encoding DUF3570 domain-containing protein, with protein MKNIISLFVILFSATVFAQDSTSTYKKRVLEAPEVDFLASYYSQDGDNAAVSGGIGTEKLTDITPTIVVAIPVNDDDVLKIDAGISAYTSASSSNIDPFDSGNPADPFVASSGASSSDIWFGGNLNYSHSSDSRNDIISAKVSVSSEYDYFSIGFGGTYTKLFNEKNTEVSIHANAYLDTWKLLYPIELRESSTFNGLDKKNRNSYSLGFGFAQILSKSIQTSFSLDLVQQQGLLSTPFQRVYFSDLPDRFRENFQLADDVERLPDTRFKTAIGGRLNYFINEIFVVRIYYRYYFDNWGITSQTANVEIPIKITDKFTLYPSYRFYNQTAADYFYPYNIALSTSEFYTSDYDLSKFSANQYGFGVSYTDIFTKLKLMNFGLKSVDLKYDYYKRDSGLYYSLISVGIKFIGN; from the coding sequence ATGAAAAACATAATTAGTTTATTTGTAATTCTGTTTTCAGCAACAGTCTTTGCGCAAGATTCCACTTCCACCTATAAAAAACGTGTGCTTGAAGCGCCAGAAGTAGATTTTCTCGCAAGCTATTATAGCCAAGATGGAGACAACGCTGCAGTAAGCGGTGGTATAGGTACAGAAAAATTAACCGATATTACACCAACAATTGTTGTAGCAATCCCAGTAAACGACGACGATGTTTTAAAGATTGACGCAGGTATTTCTGCATACACCTCTGCCTCTTCAAGTAACATAGATCCTTTTGACAGTGGTAATCCCGCTGATCCTTTTGTAGCATCTTCCGGAGCTTCTTCAAGTGATATATGGTTTGGAGGAAATCTAAATTATTCTCATAGCAGTGATAGCAGAAATGATATAATAAGCGCCAAAGTTTCAGTATCTTCAGAATATGATTATTTCTCCATAGGTTTTGGTGGAACCTATACGAAGCTTTTCAATGAAAAGAATACTGAGGTTAGCATTCATGCAAATGCCTATTTAGATACTTGGAAATTATTATACCCAATTGAACTTCGCGAATCTTCAACTTTTAATGGATTGGACAAGAAAAATAGAAATTCATATTCGCTTGGTTTTGGATTTGCGCAAATACTTTCAAAAAGCATTCAAACTTCTTTTTCTTTGGATTTGGTTCAGCAACAAGGATTATTATCTACCCCTTTTCAAAGAGTTTATTTTAGTGATCTTCCTGATCGTTTTCGTGAAAATTTCCAATTGGCGGATGATGTTGAACGATTGCCTGACACACGTTTTAAAACGGCAATTGGCGGACGATTGAATTATTTTATTAATGAAATTTTTGTAGTGCGCATTTATTATCGTTACTATTTTGATAATTGGGGAATTACCTCACAAACGGCGAATGTTGAAATCCCTATAAAAATCACTGATAAGTTTACTCTTTATCCAAGTTATCGTTTTTACAATCAAACTGCCGCAGATTATTTTTACCCATACAATATAGCACTCTCTACATCTGAATTTTATACTTCAGATTATGACCTTTCTAAGTTTTCTGCAAACCAATATGGTTTTGGAGTAAGTTATACGGACATTTTTACAAAGTTAAAATTGATGAACTTTGGATTGAAGAGTGTAGATTTAAAATACGATTATTATAAACGTGATAGCGGTTTATACTATAGTCTTATTTCCGTTGGAATTAAATTTATAGGTAATTAA